The genomic region aattgtgttgccttgttcttaactcacaacatttgagaacaagtgaccaacagtgcCCTTATAGTTCCCAAGAAGAAAAGTACCAACAATAGAGAGCACGAgacgacaatgcctgaaggcctctacgcactgcgagaaacaccagaaagcacgaaagaagaTCTATGTGCCATTCCTCCATTCGTTAGGTTTAgggatgtactcgtaatgcatACCTAGatttttttgctttcattgcattaAACAATGCTGGCAACTTTTCgtaaccctcctcccaatccctgtatatcatcttccatgctcgttgctttgccctccatgctttcccataCTTGATCCTATAACCAAACAGCTCCcaagtcatggtcataattgacttcaccttcaagtttggctgacccttcaatGTCCCCAATAGCCTTTTCGCAATtagggtagatgtcaactgacgatgcttaaagctcagctctgtctgggcacaagtgtgtggacctaaAATTTTtgtgatcttaaactttccggtTTCCTTCTGCCTgcgggcacataccctccaattacaaTCAGACACCTCGCACACAACTGTGTAACGACGCTGAGCATACAAGTGTCTTGCCTTGAACGACCTCTTGCGGTTCACGgaatattcctgtagccatcgtttctgtgtaggcaggtccttgaaaagtaagcctaccttaatctcaatgttgtcggcgttatccggagcctctagcagttcatcatCATGTCCTTCTGTGTATGCACCATTGGAATGACTTagactgctaaattcatgtactgtAGGGTCACGCTCAGGACACAAACGTCTgatgagttcaatttcttgctcggtcatttcttgaaccgagcggtcatcatcagaatctaaggcccatgcagcctcatatggctcctccccatcctcaatctgaacatcaacactatttgAGGCCCTGCATATGTGGTCCATATTGGCTGATAGGGGCACATGAAGATAAGCACCATTATCTAGTTGTGGAACTCCTGCATAACGTCGAAGGATCAAATACTACATTAAAATCAAATCAAACGAATTAACGATGGATATGAATAACGTATTAAAGACACTTACTAGGTTGATCCggggttggatcctaggtcaatgGGACCTCGTGGGGGGTACCACTGGATTCGAAGCCCCACAAACGCAGCGAACAGGATGAGAAATCTCTACCTCGTTCGGGGCCGATTGAGCATCTGGCATAACAACCACTTCATCCGGAAGCTCAAGCAAAGGAGCTTCACTAtgagatgcatttggcatttgtggagaaAACCCGACTGGAGCATCACAATGACTAAACTAtaacttttgaacaaccacatccaaacatggtggaatAATCGTCTTCACAATTTTGACATATTCCAACCAGTCATCTTCAGAggcaatggagatcaaccgtcggacaatTGTCTCAGATGTAACATGGGACAATAAACCCTCAATTGATAATGCTAGGGTCGTTTAAAttgcaactaatctcctcacaagctcgagcgaaAATTTGGCCAAAAGAAGGTCTTTCATCGAACATCAGTCACCTTCTTCATACCATAAAAACTAACATTCCCATAAACATCTTCCTCCACGCTTtctccatggtatagtgtcactagggtgtccatctattgcaaacacAGATTACTAACTCAATAGTGCCTAAGTACTTACTACTGACTAAATACTTATGCCTAAatacttactaagtaataaataagTAATAGCTACTTACTAACTAATAATTATATAAATAACCACAACAAACAAAAATACATAATCTATGAATAATGTACTAAAACAAGGTATACCCGAGATCGCGGATGAGTCAAACTCACGGTGGCGAAGGTCGAGTCCGACACCTATATACAAAAAAATAGTATTGTCAGTACAAAATTCGGCACCACCTCCCCTATACTGTGTGTTTTCTATAACCTACAAAAAAACGACAGCACGATGGCTGGCATACTCATTCCATGTAAATTAACAACTAAGTAGTAGGTAATAGCTAAACCACACCACTAAATGCTAAATTAAGTAAATGCTAAACAATGTTAATTAACACTTACTACtcactaaccctaaaccctaaaccatgCTAAAAAATATTGACTACTAACTAACAACTAAGTTATAATTAACATCTAAAACCTAACTAAACACTAAATAACTAATTAATATCAAATAAATACAGAAAAATTAAGTAATAATTACAAAAAAAGTTACCTTAGTGTTGGAGCAGGCGCGAAGGGGAGGTGGCGGCGGGATGGAGCAAGCGGCGGCGGGAGGGGGCGGCGCGAAGGAGGAGGTGTGGCGATGGGGAGGcggcgctgaaagggaaatagggttaaccctttcctataaatagattttggtggttgacgaccaacacaaaccatatggactaactagtttggctaGATGTGATTTATCTCATGAAGCGGCAACCTTTCCAGAAGCAGCAATTTTTCTTTTTACCCCCTTTCCCCGgaacgggtagcggtagtcagggtatatgaagccgatggcgtcaaaaactctgttcagtcttttctttccccGACCTTCGAAGGCTACGGACAGcgcgttatcttctgccttggaatatgctccaagcagttcgTCACTTGTAGCctcgatacacttcagccagtcatcatctggttcatcaaacttatctccgaacctgaaggtatacttcagtcggatcaaaccaccttcgctagagtcagtaatggtctccttcggcatttcccagctatctacaagtggccataccctaaaggctatatgttcttgaattaaatctcttgttccaataaaggaGCAAATAGTGATGAAGGCCCTCTGACACTCTTCAATTGTCTCATCAATTTCTATcttcagccttcggaggccgaagcgagaccaaatggggcgcatgatgacttccttaatgtcttccctcgctttcaaatcattcttcacataaaaccattcttccatccaagctccaggccatctcttccaaaatgttggcaccgggtggcttgcgttagGGCGAGCGATAAAACCATAACaactgaagttgttgtggtactgttctttacccatggcctttgtctcatatagaagttcgtgcatactgcagaagcactttgcgcttggctctagcccttgactccttacttcCCAGACAAAAATCTCCATCCTTATTATAGCTTtgggggtaatctgatggaggaagatctggtaggttttcaacacttcaactacaaacttgctcaaagggaaccgaagcccagccctgaagaagcttcggtaaataacaacttcgttttcttcaggGGCAgagacgttgttgtctccaccagccctcacagtagacatatcctgaaagtaccttcctctcatgttttcaagatgactctttttgatggtcgattttccgaagattgaatgacttggcctccagggccgatcctcagaatcttcatccccacttcccacatcatagctatcattgtcaccagtatcttcagataagccttccagtatctctttagtaattttctctgtgtttgtttttgccatcgactTAACAAATacagcaatataaggatccacagccttcttctcctcaaacagcttcgccTCTTTAGTTAGCTTCGTCTCCGCAGCAACCTTCTTTTTCGGAGACATTTTTCTCCAGATATGGTGAAAACGTGTCTTTTGAACcgaagctcagagagcttgaaaatctagcaagcgctagtgagcaagagctataaaattgagaaaataatgcaaatggcacaagcagcgtatcaattgcagctggtgtgagttcttatttatatgcccagcgcgatgcaaaagtggagggtcccatctgtcattgtttattgctattctagcaaagggaaggtgttttttcggaccttcggcttaaggtcttcgttcatgtcgcagtctgaattcgttatcttaacatattaatactgcgaggggctactgttgggggccttcgtcttccgaaggtcctcaaaaacatgatttaacaatgctttccaagtgtaacacgtgaacaggtaccttcggacttggaccaAAACTATATACGATGTGAAAAGTGTGACCGAGACGAAGACGCAtactgctccgaagctacgcgcaagggagctttggcacaacggcggaaaaaggaaccaacttaaagaggaaaagactatctagtcccCATTGGGTTGTCCATAAGACAATAGAaagtatgaagggcatgaatgtaaatttacacaggctgcaccctatgcctataaatagatgaacagtacccccgtactgttcacgctgacttgtattcattttatgagtcacgcttggacttttaccttctaccaagccgaaggtacaaatgtaattcaatattgtttctgtctatTCATGTTAATATAAAGAAggtatattaataatgtcatatgattattcatattgtctcttatatgtttcatatgcttcttctttcattaacacatgttgtgatgatgaaggtaagtccttcataaccttcgtccgaagatcattatatcctaagaaaaataatgcttcgaaggacgaagaacctttaaccattaacatttgtgttgccttgtttcttaactcatagcatttgagaacaagtctccaacaactgGATTACTACAAGTCTACATAAATATGTAAGCATTATTATGACAACATACTAATATCTCATTCCTCATGCAAGTAATTATCAAATGTTTTTTCAACCAAGTGACGTTGGATTTGTTTACGATGTTTAGTCATGTTGGCATAAATCAGTTGCAAGTACGAATTGAATAACATGAATAAAATACTGAAAGGGGCAAATAGGAAAGCGTGTGTGAATTATATCATGACATGTTCTTGATTTGATGAGAATATAATGGGCAAAATGAAGTTCAATAGTGACCAGAGCTACGCtagattatacagaaggggtgccaaGTAAAAAAAGCTTATTATACATTGGTACGCGCTTCAGCTCCCTTAATAATAGACACTTAGAATTTTTCGACCGATGCCCTAGAGAAAGAAATATGGAACTGACATGTAAATACAAAAAAGGAGAAAACAAATGGGTGATAATTTAGAAAATATGTTTTCCATCACCTCATTAACAACAACATACTTCCACTTATGGGCagcaagaaatttagcatcatacAGGGCCATCTCATATGAATTCACTACTATGGGAAAACCGGAACCAACATTTTTGGGCATAGATTTTCTGTCGCTATCAAGCCATGAACCTGTATCCTTAGATTTTGGTTTTGGTTGACCCCTTCCCATGCGGTAAAAATGAAACTTTGGAGTAAATCAAACAATATATATGAGATAAGATTTTAAAGTAAAGATGGAATAACAATATATGATTCTGCAATAATCTAACCTTAGCTGCAACTCATATATTCGTTTGAACCATCGATCAACACGGCTCCAAAGCTATAAGATGATGTCAAACAATTCAAAGAGATTTCTCAAAATTGCATGGTAGCGTTTACCAAGCAGGGCCTTCTCTAGTATCGAGTTGTAGCATCCATTTTACTAAATCCTTTGTAGCATCCATTTCATTAGAGAAATGAGCCCATGAAACCTCCAGGACCTCAAACATAATGAACATTTATACATACAATGTAGTAAGAAAACTCAAAAAAAGCAATATTGCATATTAACCGGTCAGAAGAAAGACAAGTGTTTATCAAGGATAGGGCCATGACCTGCCTCATCAACCCCCATGGTCATGAGGCAGGGCTCCTTGGTAGCCCACTCTAGCACCAGCGTCACCATTTCCACTATGTTCGGAAGAGGACAGAGATGGGAAGCAGATTGGAGGTCGATGCTAGCAGATTAGAGATTAGAGGGACAGTAGATTGGAGATTGTTGTCGTCATTTCCACCTTTCGATGCAAGGTTGGTTGTTGCGGATGGGAAAGGAGCGTGCAGCAAGGCACGACGGCGGGTGACGCGGTGGGGGCAATTACtgagagaataatcgaaagagccCCTTACCATCAAGGTATGTGCGACCAACCTTCCAGAGGGCATCTTGATTAGGGCCAAGCAGCAAGATGCCGATCGACGAGGAGGATGGATGGggcggcgacaaggaagagggatGGGGAGGAAGCTGAGGATCGATGGGGCGGCGGCTGGGAAATTTGGAAATGAATCGGTAGCACATTTGGTGGAGCTGAGTATTTACTAGTATACCCTTAGATATTTGGTGGATCTTGTTTTCTACTATGGATATATATGTAATTTCATCTATGCAAGATGGTTGGGTGGCTGGTTCATGGTGGGACTATTTGGCATGGCTAGAATTTTTTTTACCTTTTTTATTGCTGACATATTTTTCTTTCTTAGTTTTGTAGCACGATGTGTAGTTGAAGTTAAATAATATATGGTCATTTTTATGCTTGTATGTTATTTTCAATTAATAACCGGAACGGATATTTTAAGTCGTTACTTATTTGTAATATCTTATGACGATATAGGATTGTCATATATTTATAACATTTATTGTTAGTACTTATGACAACAAGCTGTTCGTTATGATTCATTGATTGGCTAGTTTTGTGATATTTTCCTAATGCTATTAGCGACACTTGCCTAGATTTGTCATAAGGTTCTCTTGCCTCAAAAAATACGTCATAAAACAAAATGACCGATGACAGAAATCTTTATTGTCATGGGACATTCGTCACAAAATGCCACATGTGTTGTAGTGTACCCTGTGTACCtgcaattgttatcccaacttggataatggcatctaacaccacgACCGATGGTCCCTAATTCAGACCCCCAAAGGAAGCTCGATTATGCCATAGTACACTCATTCTATGTCAACACTCACCAAATAGGtaaaacatgatgtacccttgtttcTGTACCACACCTGCTAATGACATAAAAATAATTTCAGGTGTACAAAAAATACTacaatttcataaagataaagtcagcttgtTATGCTTAACTAAGTGGTATTCTTAAATGggattatagaatctaatgtgatctaagcTAATATGAcctaatctaatgtggtctacttaaatagattagtgatactggtagaagagattaaaccctactagtcaggtgttaacttaacttagcacattagaccaactcaaccatgagcacaAGAACTAACCCAACacatagagtcatgatgaatggtataatctatctatccccaccaaacatcaaacaaacttttgacctacatcatgtaatctatctcatcatgacAGATTCTTTCCTACCTTTGGATATTCACCATATACGACTAGTTACCCCAATCTGAACATAAAATAAAGATTAAGCCCTGCTAAAGAACCTTCAAATCATAACCAGTTACTAGCCTATTCATTCTGCTGACCAAATAaattcccttgcaaaactattttgacatatgcttctaactctcatGGTCAATGCCAGGAAGGGAAGATTATCAGACAATAGTAAACAAAAATGAATCCTCCAGATCCTCCACCggttggaatcgatcaagtggttgtcAC from Zea mays cultivar B73 chromosome 6, Zm-B73-REFERENCE-NAM-5.0, whole genome shotgun sequence harbors:
- the LOC118472194 gene encoding uncharacterized protein; translation: MRGRYFQDMSTVRAGGDNNVSAPEENEVVIYRSFFRAGLRFPLSKFVVEVLKTYQIFLHQITPKAIIRMEIFVWEVRSQGLEPSAKCFCSMHELLYETKAMGKEQYHNNFSCYGFIARPNASHPVPTFWKRWPGAWMEEWFYVKNDLKAREDIKEVIMRPIWSRFGLRRLKIEIDETIEECQRAFITICSFIGTRDLIQEHIAFRVWPLVDSWEMPKETITDSSEGGLIRLKYTFRFGDKFDEPDDDWLKCIEATSDELLGAYSKAEDNALSVAFEGRGKKRLNRVFDAIGFIYPDYRYPFRGKGVKRKIAASGKVAAS